From Pseudarthrobacter equi, a single genomic window includes:
- a CDS encoding response regulator transcription factor, whose translation MGERGVAVVIEDDGVIRTALTDILRQSGFAVHPTSSGSEGISKVIEHKPDIVTVDIGLPDFDGIEVSRRIRTFSDAYVIIISRRADEADALMGFEAGADDYLIKPFRKRELIARVRAMFRRPRIMRQLPGVSSVPVSQGALVLAGSDRMDALPGAADVQGLPVEPAGGFDFAHQGLALHEGTRQVTVDGIPISLTRSQFDILLVLMENGRTVQTKSDLVRRLRNEPYTSGSFVSAKEERAVEVQVSNLRKRLGESSRRPRWIETVHGVGYRMTP comes from the coding sequence TTGGGGGAGCGCGGCGTAGCCGTAGTCATCGAGGACGACGGTGTCATCCGAACAGCACTGACTGACATTCTCAGGCAGTCAGGCTTTGCCGTGCACCCAACGTCCTCGGGGTCCGAGGGCATTTCGAAGGTGATCGAACACAAGCCCGACATCGTCACTGTCGATATCGGCCTGCCAGACTTTGACGGGATTGAAGTCTCCCGGCGCATCAGGACCTTCAGCGACGCCTATGTGATCATCATCAGCCGGCGTGCAGACGAAGCGGATGCGCTCATGGGGTTTGAGGCGGGAGCGGATGACTACCTCATCAAGCCTTTCCGGAAACGGGAACTCATTGCCCGGGTCCGGGCAATGTTCCGCCGGCCCAGAATCATGCGCCAGCTCCCTGGCGTTAGTTCCGTGCCGGTCAGCCAGGGAGCTTTGGTTCTCGCGGGATCAGACAGGATGGACGCCCTCCCGGGGGCGGCTGATGTCCAGGGGTTGCCCGTTGAGCCTGCCGGCGGCTTCGACTTCGCCCATCAGGGACTGGCCCTCCATGAAGGCACCAGGCAGGTGACGGTTGATGGCATTCCCATCAGCCTGACAAGGAGCCAGTTCGACATCCTGCTGGTCCTCATGGAAAACGGACGAACAGTCCAGACCAAGTCCGATCTGGTGCGGCGGCTCCGCAACGAGCCATACACCTCCGGGTCCTTCGTCAGTGCCAAGGAGGAGCGCGCCGTGGAGGTGCAGGTCAGCAACCTGCGCAAGCGGCTCGGGGAAAGCTCCAGGCGACCCCGGTGGATCGAGACGGTGCACGGCGTCGGGTACCGAATGACCCCCTAG
- the galU gene encoding UTP--glucose-1-phosphate uridylyltransferase GalU, translated as MTMGKAVTKAVIPAAGLGTRFLPATKAMPKEMLPVVDRPAIQYVVEEAIKSGLDDVLMITGRSKRALEDHFDRAPGLERVLEEKGDSTRLESVQYASDLGPIHYVRQGEAKGLGHAVLCAKQHVGEEPFAVLLGDDLIDEAEDLLSTMIDVQQKTGGSVIALIEVDPAQISAYGCAAVTAVEGEEYVRVDRLVEKPAAAEAPSNLAVIGRYVLHPSVFGVLENTAPGRGNEIQLTDALQTMASEGGEGPGVYGVVFKGRRFDTGDKLSYLKAVITLASERVEFGEDLKTWIKDFIS; from the coding sequence ATGACTATGGGGAAAGCTGTTACTAAAGCCGTCATTCCTGCTGCCGGATTGGGAACTCGCTTCCTGCCCGCCACCAAGGCGATGCCAAAGGAAATGTTGCCGGTGGTGGACCGTCCGGCCATCCAGTACGTGGTGGAAGAAGCCATCAAATCCGGCCTGGACGACGTCCTGATGATTACGGGCCGCAGTAAGCGCGCCCTTGAAGACCACTTCGACCGGGCACCCGGCCTCGAACGCGTGCTGGAGGAAAAGGGCGACAGCACCAGGCTGGAGTCGGTCCAGTACGCGTCGGATTTGGGGCCCATCCACTACGTCCGCCAGGGCGAAGCCAAAGGCTTGGGGCACGCCGTGCTCTGCGCCAAGCAGCATGTGGGGGAGGAGCCCTTCGCGGTTCTCCTGGGTGACGACCTCATTGATGAGGCCGAGGACCTGCTGAGCACCATGATCGATGTGCAGCAGAAGACGGGCGGTTCAGTCATCGCCTTGATTGAAGTTGATCCGGCCCAAATCAGTGCCTACGGCTGCGCGGCCGTCACCGCTGTGGAGGGTGAGGAGTACGTCCGGGTAGACCGCCTGGTGGAAAAGCCGGCTGCAGCCGAAGCCCCTTCCAACCTCGCCGTGATCGGCCGGTACGTGCTGCACCCGTCCGTCTTCGGAGTCCTTGAGAACACGGCACCGGGCCGCGGCAACGAAATTCAACTGACCGACGCGTTGCAGACCATGGCTTCCGAGGGCGGTGAAGGCCCCGGCGTGTACGGCGTCGTCTTCAAGGGCCGCCGCTTCGATACCGGTGACAAGCTCAGCTACCTGAAAGCCGTCATCACCCTGGCGTCTGAGCGGGTGGAATTCGGCGAGGACCTGAAGACCTGGATCAAGGACTTCATCAGCTGA
- the pelF gene encoding GT4 family glycosyltransferase PelF: MYATLKSPDTLPKDILPLRSAQPAATSVPEYEDVDVAIVMESTYPFLKGGVSAVVHDIVTHNPDLTYGIIHITWDSNSPQTDLYGMPANVRWVRTVFLSMEEHRKDFLAVTAKDLGMTSQQRTDLSHRLFDSLYALSEFGDVEGLWQLIDEGLNERTRQYPLWALLGSKEFMQALQERLPQLNLSLANSFWTLRNFFSLAFAVLGETMPRAGVYHAHTTGYASLLGAAAARDHDTAFLLTEHNLYVRDTVNTLLDRNMALSITSEDYRTFDVTAEQRAWMAWWTEMGRFCYPSARLITYLYPSAITEAARLGTDIDKSVVVPNGMVIEEFDEKYRARQRALATMEKEGSNYVWHLVYIARVVPIKGLLDLLSSLEILRDRGYPNIHLDVLGPTEHVPEYYEACLAKIEALGLTDHVTIHGTVHVRDMLDQFDLLVLPSYNEGQPIVILEAMAAGIPTVGSDVGGVAQQIADNLITPDGRTIGPCGETVTPGDVHQMADGIQAVIGNLDGYAAYAANARLRVQELFQMHEVMSSYNQIYRALGDLPASGDLLDPLDDELVPAEL, encoded by the coding sequence TTGTACGCGACACTGAAAAGCCCGGACACGCTGCCAAAGGACATCCTGCCGCTGCGGTCCGCCCAGCCTGCGGCTACTTCGGTTCCTGAGTACGAGGACGTCGATGTTGCCATTGTCATGGAATCCACTTACCCGTTCCTCAAGGGCGGGGTATCGGCTGTTGTTCACGACATCGTCACCCACAACCCGGACCTGACCTACGGGATCATCCACATCACCTGGGACTCGAATTCGCCGCAGACGGACCTCTACGGAATGCCCGCCAACGTCCGCTGGGTCCGCACGGTCTTCCTCAGCATGGAAGAGCACCGGAAGGACTTCCTTGCGGTGACCGCGAAGGACCTGGGCATGACTTCCCAGCAGCGCACTGACCTTTCGCACCGGCTCTTTGACTCGTTGTACGCGTTGTCTGAGTTCGGCGACGTTGAGGGCCTGTGGCAACTGATCGACGAGGGGCTCAACGAACGGACCCGGCAGTACCCCCTGTGGGCGCTGCTGGGTTCCAAGGAGTTCATGCAGGCGCTGCAGGAGCGGCTGCCCCAGCTGAACCTTTCCCTGGCCAACTCCTTCTGGACTTTGCGTAACTTCTTCTCCCTGGCTTTCGCGGTGCTTGGGGAAACCATGCCCCGCGCCGGCGTCTACCACGCGCACACCACCGGCTACGCCTCGCTGCTGGGAGCCGCCGCGGCAAGGGACCATGACACAGCATTCCTGCTGACCGAGCACAACCTGTACGTCCGGGACACCGTCAACACGCTGCTGGACCGCAATATGGCCCTGTCCATCACCTCGGAGGACTACCGGACCTTCGACGTGACTGCGGAACAGCGCGCCTGGATGGCGTGGTGGACCGAGATGGGCCGGTTCTGCTACCCCAGTGCACGGTTGATTACTTACCTGTACCCGAGCGCGATCACCGAAGCCGCCCGGCTGGGCACGGACATCGACAAGTCCGTGGTGGTGCCCAACGGCATGGTCATTGAAGAGTTCGATGAGAAGTACCGGGCCCGCCAGCGGGCTCTGGCGACGATGGAGAAAGAGGGCTCCAACTACGTCTGGCATCTGGTTTACATCGCCCGCGTGGTGCCCATCAAGGGCCTCCTGGATCTGCTGTCCAGCCTGGAAATCCTGCGTGACCGCGGCTACCCCAACATCCACCTGGACGTCCTGGGCCCCACTGAGCACGTGCCGGAATACTACGAAGCCTGCCTGGCAAAGATCGAGGCCCTGGGCCTCACGGACCACGTCACCATCCACGGAACAGTCCACGTGCGGGACATGCTGGACCAGTTCGATCTCCTGGTCCTGCCCAGCTACAACGAGGGCCAGCCCATCGTCATCCTCGAAGCCATGGCAGCAGGCATCCCCACTGTGGGTTCGGACGTGGGAGGCGTAGCCCAGCAGATCGCGGACAACCTCATCACTCCGGACGGCCGCACCATCGGCCCTTGCGGGGAAACGGTGACTCCGGGCGACGTCCACCAGATGGCTGACGGCATCCAGGCTGTCATCGGGAACCTGGACGGGTACGCGGCCTACGCGGCCAACGCCCGCCTCAGGGTCCAGGAGCTCTTCCAGATGCATGAGGTGATGTCCTCCTACAACCAGATCTACCGTGCCCTGGGGGACCTCCCTGCCAGCGGCGACCTGCTGGATCCCCTGGATGACGAACTGGTCCCGGCAGAGCTGTGA